A stretch of DNA from Lentimicrobiaceae bacterium:
AGAGGAACTTATCATTAGACCGACTTCAGAAACTATAATATGGGATACGTATCGCAATTGGATACAATCGTATCGCGATTTGCCTTTACTTATAAATCAGTGGGCTAATGTTGTTAGATGGGAGATGCGAACACGCTTGTTTTTGCGTACTGCCGAGTTTTTGTGGCAAGAAGGTCATACAGCTCACGCAACCGAGCAAGAAGCTATTGAAGAAACGGAAAAGATGATAAACGTATATGCCGATTTTGCTGAAAATTGGATGGCTATGCCCGTACTTAAAGGTATAAAATCGCCTAATGAAAGATTTGCTGGTGCTGTTGAAACGTATTGTATAGAAGCCCTTATGCAAGACGGTAAAGCCTTGCAAGCCGGCACTTCACACTTTTTAGGACAAAACTTTGCAAAAGCATTCAATGTACAGTTTTTAAATAGCGAAAACACTCTTGAATACGTTTGGGCTACTTCGTGGGGAGTTTCAACCAGATTGATGGGAGCACTTGTTATGAGCCATTCTGATGACCACGGACTTGTTCTGCCTCCAAAATTAGCACCTGTTCAGGTTGTTATTGTTCCAATATATAAATCAGATGAGCAATTGCAACTTATCAATGAAACGGTTGAACCTATTATTGCCGATTTAAAGAAATTAGATATCAGAGTTAAGTACGACAACAGAACAACACAAAAACCCGGGTGGAAGTTTAACGAATATGAGTTTCAAGGAGTTCCGGTGCGCATAGCAGTTGGTCCCAGAGATATTGAAAACAAAACTGTTGAGGTTGCTCGTAGAGATACATTAGAAAAAAAATCGTACCAAATGGCTGGTATTGACGTTGTTATTAAAAATTTGTTGGAGCAAATTCAAAAAAATCTATATATAAAAGCCTTAGATTTTAGAGAAGAAAATACGAGAAAAGCCGATTCTTGGGACGAATTTGTCGATATTATAGAAAATAAAGGAGGTTTTGTATATGCACATTGGGACGGAACTTCCGAAACCGAACAAATTATTAAAGACAAGACAAAAGCAACAATACGTTTAATTCCAATTGAAGGAAAGAAAGAACCTGGAAAATGTATTTTAACAGGTAAGCCTTCCGAACAAAGAGTTGTTTTTGCAAGGTCTTATTAAATTAGATAAAAGCTTCTACTTAAAATGTCAGTTACTGCAATTGTTATCATTCCAGCTCGCTACCATTCAACACGCTTTCCGGGCAAGCCTTTGGCAGATATTAATGGTAAAACCATGATAAACAGGGTTTATGAGCAGGCTATTCAGAGTAAATTAGCCTCGCAAGTGTGGGTTGCAACCGATAATGAACAAATCTTTAACCATGTAGAAAGCTTTGGAGGCAAGGCAATTTATACATCGCCGGAGCATGGTAGCGGCACTTCAAGAGTTACCGAAGCTGCATCGTTATTATTAGATAAAAACGATGCGATAATTGTAAACCTGCAAGGCGACGAACCTTTTATTAACCCTCAGCAAATAGACGATTTAATAAAATTGTTTGAAGATGATAAAGTTGAAATAGCAACTTTGGTGAAAAAAATTGATACTATAGATGAGCTCAAAAGTGTTGGAGAAGCAAAAGTTGTAGTTGACCACGAAAACAATGCCATGTATTTCAGTAGAAGCATCATTCCATTCGACAATAGCAAGAACATAGATGTAGAAAACAACACATACTACAAACATGTTGGAATATACGCTTACAGGTATTCAACTTTAAAAGAAATCGATAAGTTATCTCCCTGCGATACGGAAAAACTTGAAAGCCTTGAGCAACTGAGGTGGCTATACTTCGGATACAAAATTAAGGTCGCAAAAACCGAGTACGAATCGTATTGTATAGATACACCCGAAGATTTAAAAAAACTTATTAACAAA
This window harbors:
- the proS gene encoding proline--tRNA ligase; this translates as MAKNFVTREENYSQWYNDLVIKANLAENSAVRGCMVIKPYGYSIWERMQRALDDMFKETGHENAYFPLFIPKSFFSREADHVEGFAKECAVVTHYRLRNSSDGSGVEVDPDAKLEEELIIRPTSETIIWDTYRNWIQSYRDLPLLINQWANVVRWEMRTRLFLRTAEFLWQEGHTAHATEQEAIEETEKMINVYADFAENWMAMPVLKGIKSPNERFAGAVETYCIEALMQDGKALQAGTSHFLGQNFAKAFNVQFLNSENTLEYVWATSWGVSTRLMGALVMSHSDDHGLVLPPKLAPVQVVIVPIYKSDEQLQLINETVEPIIADLKKLDIRVKYDNRTTQKPGWKFNEYEFQGVPVRIAVGPRDIENKTVEVARRDTLEKKSYQMAGIDVVIKNLLEQIQKNLYIKALDFREENTRKADSWDEFVDIIENKGGFVYAHWDGTSETEQIIKDKTKATIRLIPIEGKKEPGKCILTGKPSEQRVVFARSY
- the kdsB gene encoding 3-deoxy-manno-octulosonate cytidylyltransferase → MSVTAIVIIPARYHSTRFPGKPLADINGKTMINRVYEQAIQSKLASQVWVATDNEQIFNHVESFGGKAIYTSPEHGSGTSRVTEAASLLLDKNDAIIVNLQGDEPFINPQQIDDLIKLFEDDKVEIATLVKKIDTIDELKSVGEAKVVVDHENNAMYFSRSIIPFDNSKNIDVENNTYYKHVGIYAYRYSTLKEIDKLSPCDTEKLESLEQLRWLYFGYKIKVAKTEYESYCIDTPEDLKKLINKKLPNY